In the Ensifer adhaerens genome, one interval contains:
- a CDS encoding TetR family transcriptional regulator, which translates to MPRPKTMPDEEVLSAAFALMRSHGPDGLTFAALAASTGLSGATLVQRFENKTQLIQRALIQAWDGLDRQTAELMAAVPRTPEGAVALLVGLSGDYGGIDSYADDLRILREDLRDPVLRVRGARWRDVLSAVLDECLADLPAAAPGLGLLMASQWQGSLLWWSFDPRVPVTDFVEQSLARFVEAFARRPAD; encoded by the coding sequence ATGCCACGCCCGAAAACGATGCCAGACGAAGAGGTGCTGTCGGCAGCGTTCGCGCTGATGCGATCGCATGGCCCTGATGGATTGACCTTTGCGGCACTCGCCGCAAGCACCGGCCTTTCCGGCGCCACCCTGGTGCAGCGCTTCGAGAACAAGACGCAACTGATCCAGCGGGCACTCATCCAGGCATGGGACGGCCTCGACCGCCAGACGGCGGAACTGATGGCAGCGGTGCCGCGAACGCCCGAGGGCGCCGTCGCGCTGCTCGTCGGCCTCTCGGGCGACTATGGCGGTATTGACAGCTATGCCGACGACCTGCGGATACTCCGGGAAGATCTGCGCGATCCCGTGCTGCGTGTCCGTGGCGCCAGGTGGCGAGACGTGCTCTCGGCCGTACTCGACGAATGCCTCGCCGATCTTCCTGCGGCGGCCCCCGGTCTGGGGCTGTTGATGGCGTCGCAATGGCAGGGATCGCTGCTGTGGTGGAGTTTCGACCCGCGGGTGCCGGTCACTGATTTCGTCGAGCAAAGCCTGGCGCGCTTCGTTGAAGCCTTCGCAAGGCGCCCGGCGGACTGA
- a CDS encoding isochorismatase family protein — protein MTHHPTIRTIAGAPAPESLDPKTTALLAIDFQNEYFVGRMPIPDGEKALANAKRLIARADAERMKVYHVKHVTPAGSPVFAEDSETSSIHRDIQPAAGHSVVCKSSVSVFASTDLGVRLKQEGVETLVITGLMTHACVAGAARDAVPLGFNVIVASDACATRDLDTGDGDVVPHAVLHRSSLATIDDTFGDILTTDQVLALARRS, from the coding sequence ATGACACATCACCCGACCATCCGCACGATTGCCGGCGCGCCTGCACCCGAAAGCCTCGATCCCAAGACGACGGCACTGCTGGCGATCGATTTCCAGAACGAGTATTTTGTGGGCCGGATGCCGATCCCGGATGGCGAAAAGGCGCTCGCCAATGCGAAGCGGCTGATTGCGCGCGCCGATGCCGAGCGCATGAAGGTCTATCATGTCAAGCATGTCACGCCGGCCGGCAGCCCCGTCTTTGCCGAAGACAGTGAGACGTCTTCGATCCATCGCGATATTCAGCCGGCCGCCGGCCATTCGGTGGTGTGCAAGTCGTCGGTCAGCGTCTTTGCCAGTACCGATCTCGGTGTGCGGCTGAAGCAGGAAGGCGTCGAAACGCTCGTCATCACCGGCCTGATGACCCATGCCTGTGTTGCCGGTGCTGCGCGCGATGCCGTGCCGCTCGGCTTCAACGTCATCGTCGCTTCGGACGCCTGCGCCACGCGCGATCTTGATACGGGGGATGGAGACGTCGTTCCGCATGCGGTGCTGCATCGCTCGTCGCTGGCGACGATCGACGACACCTTCGGCGATATCCTGACAACCGACCAAGTTCTCGCACTCGCGCGCCGGTCCTGA
- a CDS encoding D-tagatose-bisphosphate aldolase, class II, non-catalytic subunit, whose amino-acid sequence MQQNLLIDIARWSERPGPRGIPSVCSAHPLVIEAAMLRARDEGAALLIEATCNQVNQDGGYTGMTPADFTRFVAEIADRVAFPKEKIILGGDHLGPNPWKHLPADEAMAKAETMIEAYAKAGFTKLHLDTSMGCAGEPVALPDAVTAERAARLAAAAEGAIRGGNGVAPVYIIGTEVPVPGGALEELDTLEVTAPEAAIETVSIHRQAFEKAGAADAFGRVVGAVVQPGVEFGNENVIAYDRAKAAKLSASLKQLDGVVFEAHSTDYQTPEALRALVSDGFAILKVGPGLTFALREALYGLDQIAAFLFPEARKQTLAAVTETVMREEPANWGKYYHGSAEAQRLQRHFSYSDRIRYYWPHPKVAAAVEELLALLDGVTIPETLISQYLPGSYERVRDGEVAAKAKPLALAAVDRVLEDYFMACRA is encoded by the coding sequence ATGCAACAGAACCTGCTGATCGACATCGCCCGCTGGTCCGAACGCCCCGGCCCGCGCGGCATTCCCTCCGTCTGCTCGGCCCACCCGCTGGTAATCGAAGCCGCCATGCTGCGCGCACGCGATGAAGGTGCCGCTCTGCTGATCGAGGCGACCTGCAACCAGGTGAACCAGGACGGCGGCTATACCGGCATGACACCCGCCGATTTCACTCGCTTCGTCGCCGAGATCGCCGATCGCGTCGCCTTCCCCAAGGAAAAGATCATCCTCGGTGGCGACCATCTCGGTCCGAACCCGTGGAAGCATCTGCCGGCGGATGAGGCGATGGCCAAGGCCGAGACGATGATTGAGGCCTATGCGAAGGCCGGCTTCACCAAGCTACATCTGGACACCAGCATGGGCTGCGCCGGCGAGCCGGTGGCGCTGCCCGATGCGGTGACGGCGGAGCGCGCAGCTCGGCTCGCTGCGGCCGCAGAAGGTGCCATTCGCGGAGGGAATGGCGTCGCCCCCGTCTATATTATCGGCACCGAAGTACCGGTTCCGGGCGGTGCGCTGGAAGAGCTCGACACGCTGGAAGTCACCGCACCCGAGGCTGCGATCGAGACCGTGTCGATACATCGTCAGGCCTTCGAGAAAGCTGGTGCTGCCGATGCCTTCGGGCGGGTCGTCGGCGCGGTGGTCCAGCCGGGCGTCGAGTTCGGCAACGAGAACGTCATCGCCTATGACAGGGCGAAAGCGGCAAAGCTCAGCGCCAGCCTGAAACAGCTCGACGGCGTCGTCTTCGAGGCGCATTCGACCGACTACCAGACGCCGGAGGCGCTGCGCGCTCTTGTCTCCGATGGCTTTGCCATTCTCAAGGTCGGCCCGGGCCTGACCTTCGCGCTGCGCGAAGCGCTTTACGGCCTCGACCAGATCGCCGCCTTCCTCTTCCCCGAGGCTCGCAAGCAGACGCTGGCGGCGGTCACCGAGACCGTGATGCGCGAGGAGCCGGCGAACTGGGGCAAGTATTACCACGGCTCGGCGGAAGCTCAGCGGCTGCAGCGGCATTTCTCCTATAGCGACCGCATCCGCTATTACTGGCCGCACCCGAAGGTCGCGGCAGCCGTCGAAGAACTTCTCGCACTGCTCGACGGCGTCACCATACCGGAAACGCTGATCAGCCAGTATCTCCCCGGCAGTTACGAACGCGTACGCGATGGAGAAGTCGCCGCCAAAGCAAAACCACTGGCTCTTGCTGCCGTCGACAGAGTTCTTGAGGATTATTTCATGGCCTGCCGAGCGTAA
- a CDS encoding LacI family DNA-binding transcriptional regulator — translation MEDFSEFVGLSRPTVSKYFNDPGSVRKKTRDAIEAAIKQSGFRPNIFAVNLNRRRTNILGVIVPNSTDPFYMALTRRIEHIANQAGFLAFVLSSDGRPEMEERAIETFKSMNVAGAIIAPLGVQSHHKTLSALGASIPLIYVDSPLDDSSSFVGTDNRQSFRLMVDYLCRSGSPPCYFGMPPVNNNALARRDTYLEAMQQLKMEPTLVETTPNAAWDFEKFGFDETLRILGSGGFPTQTVLCANDRVAFGVIAAAFQSGLKVGRDADADLRVAGHDDHPLSRYTCPPLTTVAQNYNEIGRLAIELLLFKLGETTDDGGAFPEDERILLSAEIMLRSSA, via the coding sequence ATGGAGGATTTTTCGGAGTTCGTCGGCTTGTCGCGCCCGACGGTCTCCAAATACTTCAATGATCCGGGCTCGGTCCGCAAGAAAACCCGGGATGCTATCGAGGCGGCGATCAAGCAGTCAGGTTTTCGCCCGAACATCTTCGCCGTCAACCTCAACCGCCGCCGCACCAATATCCTCGGCGTCATCGTTCCCAACTCGACCGACCCGTTCTACATGGCGCTGACACGCCGGATCGAGCACATCGCCAACCAGGCGGGTTTCCTCGCCTTCGTGCTCTCCTCCGACGGGCGGCCGGAGATGGAAGAACGGGCGATCGAAACCTTCAAGTCGATGAACGTCGCCGGCGCCATCATCGCCCCCCTCGGCGTTCAGTCGCATCACAAGACGCTGTCTGCACTCGGCGCGAGCATTCCGCTGATCTATGTGGACTCGCCGCTCGACGACAGCTCCTCCTTCGTCGGCACCGACAACCGCCAGAGCTTCCGGCTGATGGTCGACTACCTCTGCCGCTCCGGCAGCCCACCCTGCTACTTCGGCATGCCGCCGGTCAACAACAACGCACTCGCCCGGCGCGACACCTATCTGGAAGCGATGCAGCAGCTGAAGATGGAGCCGACGCTGGTCGAAACCACGCCTAACGCCGCCTGGGATTTCGAAAAATTCGGCTTCGACGAGACGCTGCGCATCCTCGGCTCCGGCGGCTTTCCGACGCAGACGGTACTTTGCGCCAACGACCGCGTCGCCTTCGGCGTCATCGCCGCCGCCTTCCAGTCGGGCCTCAAGGTCGGCCGCGACGCCGATGCGGACCTGCGCGTCGCCGGCCATGACGATCACCCGCTGTCGCGCTACACCTGCCCGCCGCTGACGACGGTGGCGCAGAACTACAACGAGATCGGGCGGCTGGCGATCGAGCTGCTTCTGTTCAAGCTCGGGGAAACCACCGACGACGGCGGCGCCTTCCCCGAGGACGAGCGCATTCTCTTGAGCGCCGAGATCATGCTGCGCAGTTCGGCCTAG
- a CDS encoding arginase family protein, with protein MSYELIVSQGRIADRTTGAIPGAALTAEALSKRHGLKPTSVGRPSPARQDDWSASLPEARETLAGLQQALAETMRRGNRPLLVANTCSASLATLPVLAREHADAVLLWIDAHGDFNTPQTTESGYLGGMVLAAACGLWDSGHGSGLNPTQVVIVGARDIDPAEADLLRRAGVHTLSPAEATPEALLPLIGDAPVWIHVDWDVLEPNHVPAAYAIGDGLLPQSLRAIFESIPRQQIAGIELAEFEAAPDDLKNASAIECLLDIVEPLLVVR; from the coding sequence GTGTCCTACGAACTCATCGTTTCCCAGGGGCGGATCGCCGACAGAACTACGGGCGCAATACCAGGGGCCGCGCTCACGGCGGAAGCACTGAGCAAGCGCCACGGACTGAAACCGACCTCCGTCGGCAGGCCGTCGCCGGCGAGGCAAGACGATTGGTCGGCGAGCCTGCCTGAGGCGAGGGAGACATTGGCCGGCCTGCAACAGGCGCTGGCAGAAACTATGCGGCGCGGTAACCGGCCGCTTCTCGTTGCCAATACCTGTTCCGCAAGTCTGGCGACGTTGCCGGTCCTTGCCCGGGAACATGCCGATGCGGTCTTGCTCTGGATCGACGCGCATGGCGACTTCAACACACCGCAAACCACCGAAAGCGGTTATCTCGGCGGCATGGTGCTCGCCGCCGCCTGCGGTCTTTGGGACAGCGGACACGGCAGCGGACTGAACCCCACTCAGGTCGTCATCGTCGGCGCGCGCGACATCGATCCTGCGGAGGCGGATCTGCTGCGGCGGGCAGGCGTCCACACCCTTTCGCCTGCCGAAGCGACGCCGGAAGCCCTTCTGCCGCTGATCGGCGATGCGCCGGTCTGGATCCACGTGGACTGGGACGTGCTCGAGCCGAACCATGTACCGGCCGCCTATGCCATCGGCGACGGCCTGCTCCCGCAGAGCTTGCGCGCCATTTTCGAAAGCATCCCGAGACAGCAGATCGCCGGTATCGAGCTTGCCGAGTTCGAGGCCGCGCCGGACGATTTGAAGAATGCATCCGCGATCGAATGCCTGCTCGATATCGTGGAGCCGCTGCTGGTTGTTCGCTGA
- a CDS encoding serine hydrolase domain-containing protein — protein sequence MLFVLPAAAQASPPVSALLEELAKRPELEPLKTVIVARDGKILTERGYRGNRVTDSTNIKSASKSIISALVGIAIDKGLLEGPDQKIAPILKADLPASPDPRINDITIGNLLSMQAGLGRLSGPNYGRWVASRNWVRTALAQPFDDAPGGQMLYSTASTHLLSAILTKVSGKSTLALARDWLAPLDGFRIGAWDRDPQGIYLGGNQMAMSPRSLLAFGELYRSGGRTVSGQQLLSAEWIAASWQHRTNSRFSGDEYGYGWFERQIAGEEVHFAWGYGGQMLYIVPSLDLTVVMTSAESGPSARNGYRDALHLVLGEIITRVKADPETDG from the coding sequence ATGCTCTTCGTCTTGCCGGCCGCCGCTCAGGCGTCGCCGCCGGTTTCGGCCTTGCTGGAAGAACTGGCTAAGCGGCCGGAACTCGAGCCGTTGAAGACCGTGATCGTTGCCCGCGACGGCAAGATCCTCACCGAGCGCGGCTATCGCGGCAACCGCGTGACGGACTCGACCAACATCAAATCCGCATCGAAATCGATCATCTCGGCGCTGGTCGGCATTGCCATCGACAAGGGGTTGCTCGAAGGGCCGGACCAGAAGATCGCGCCGATCCTCAAGGCCGACCTGCCGGCTTCGCCAGACCCGCGCATCAATGACATCACCATCGGCAATCTCCTGTCGATGCAGGCCGGGCTCGGCCGGCTGTCGGGGCCGAACTACGGGCGATGGGTCGCCAGCCGAAACTGGGTGCGCACAGCACTTGCCCAGCCCTTCGATGATGCTCCGGGCGGACAGATGCTCTATTCCACCGCCTCGACCCATCTGCTTTCTGCGATCCTGACGAAGGTCAGCGGCAAGTCGACCCTCGCCCTGGCGCGCGATTGGCTGGCGCCGCTCGACGGTTTCCGCATCGGGGCCTGGGATCGTGACCCGCAAGGCATCTATCTCGGCGGCAACCAGATGGCGATGAGCCCTCGCTCCCTGCTTGCCTTCGGCGAGCTTTACCGCAGTGGCGGTCGTACCGTTTCAGGCCAGCAGTTGCTGTCGGCCGAATGGATCGCAGCGTCCTGGCAACACCGCACCAATTCGCGCTTCTCCGGCGACGAGTATGGCTATGGCTGGTTCGAGCGCCAGATCGCTGGCGAAGAGGTGCACTTCGCCTGGGGTTATGGCGGTCAGATGCTCTACATCGTGCCGAGCCTTGATCTGACTGTGGTGATGACCTCAGCCGAGAGCGGACCGTCAGCCCGAAATGGCTACCGCGACGCGCTGCATCTGGTGCTCGGCGAGATCATCACAAGGGTGAAGGCCGATCCGGAGACGGATGGTTGA
- a CDS encoding GAF domain-containing protein, with the protein MFAAKTIETGDKSEFYRELASQLGGLLHDERDFIANAANLSALVFDLVPDLNWAGFYFLRPNDELVLGPFQGKVACVRIPVGKGVCGAAAAQRQTMLVPDVHAFPGHIACDAASRSELVVPLIKDGKVFGVLDLDSPTPERFDAEDQAGFEALAAIFVAASDLS; encoded by the coding sequence ATGTTTGCCGCAAAGACAATCGAAACGGGCGACAAGTCCGAATTCTACCGCGAACTGGCAAGCCAGCTCGGCGGGCTCTTGCACGACGAGCGCGACTTCATCGCCAATGCGGCCAATCTCTCCGCCCTTGTATTTGATCTCGTGCCGGATCTGAACTGGGCCGGCTTCTACTTCCTGCGGCCGAACGACGAACTGGTGCTTGGGCCGTTTCAGGGCAAGGTCGCCTGCGTGCGGATACCAGTTGGCAAAGGCGTTTGCGGCGCTGCCGCCGCGCAACGGCAGACGATGCTGGTTCCAGACGTTCATGCGTTTCCAGGGCACATCGCCTGCGATGCGGCGTCGCGCTCGGAACTGGTCGTGCCGCTGATCAAGGACGGAAAGGTTTTCGGAGTGCTGGATCTCGACAGCCCGACGCCAGAGCGTTTCGATGCTGAGGACCAGGCCGGTTTCGAGGCGCTCGCCGCAATCTTTGTCGCCGCGAGCGATCTCAGTTAA
- a CDS encoding GlxA family transcriptional regulator: protein MHTIAIVAFEGISPFHLSVPCIVFGDDLLKLGVPRYRLLIAAERAGTIRTMSGFSIEVEHELSRLSEADTIVVPAWNDPNTRPSENLLEALRAARARGSRLVGLCLGTFVLAEAGLLDGRSASTHWAWADEFERTYPQVALNRYALYLDEGDILTSAGTAAAIDCCLHIVRNDHGAEIANRIARRLVVAPHRHGDQAQYIEAPLPAPGSGDPLGTTIAWAIEHLDEPLSLERLAEHAGMSLRSFTRHFRKKTGTTFTHWLLAQRLAVAQRLLETGTCSVDHVAEMAGFGSTVSLRQHFTRVFSISPASYRRQFQNKKSSYTVVSDRKPSEATAI from the coding sequence ATGCACACCATCGCCATCGTCGCTTTCGAGGGCATCAGCCCTTTTCACCTTTCGGTGCCCTGCATCGTCTTCGGCGATGACCTTCTGAAGCTCGGTGTGCCACGTTACCGCCTGCTGATTGCGGCCGAGAGAGCCGGCACCATTCGCACCATGTCGGGCTTCAGCATCGAAGTGGAACACGAGCTTTCCAGGCTATCGGAGGCGGACACGATCGTTGTGCCGGCCTGGAACGATCCGAACACGCGACCGTCGGAGAACCTGCTTGAGGCGCTACGTGCCGCGCGCGCCCGTGGCTCCCGGCTTGTCGGTCTCTGCCTCGGCACCTTTGTGCTCGCCGAAGCCGGCCTGCTCGACGGCCGGTCGGCTTCGACGCACTGGGCCTGGGCGGATGAATTCGAGCGGACCTATCCGCAGGTCGCCCTGAACCGGTACGCGCTCTATCTCGACGAAGGCGATATCCTGACCTCGGCCGGAACGGCCGCCGCGATCGACTGTTGCCTGCACATCGTGCGCAACGACCACGGCGCCGAAATCGCCAATCGCATCGCCCGCCGACTCGTCGTCGCGCCGCATCGCCATGGCGATCAGGCGCAGTACATCGAGGCGCCGCTTCCCGCCCCCGGCAGCGGCGATCCGCTTGGCACGACGATTGCCTGGGCGATCGAACATCTCGACGAACCGCTTTCGCTCGAGCGCCTGGCCGAACACGCCGGCATGAGTCTGCGCAGCTTCACCCGCCATTTCCGCAAGAAGACCGGAACGACCTTCACCCACTGGCTCCTGGCTCAGCGGCTCGCCGTTGCGCAACGGCTGCTCGAAACCGGCACCTGTTCCGTCGATCACGTGGCCGAGATGGCCGGCTTCGGCTCCACCGTCTCGCTCCGCCAGCACTTCACCCGGGTTTTCTCGATCTCGCCGGCAAGCTATCGTCGGCAGTTCCAGAACAAAAAGTCGTCGTATACCGTCGTTTCAGATCGCAAACCTTCTGAGGCGACCGCGATATGA
- a CDS encoding glyoxalase yields MQLDHVTIRTADIDATRAFFETVFDLTVGERPSAIRRIPGRWLYANGQPIVHIIGSHGAGFDIAAEAIDHVGFRLEGYATFRARLDGLAIPYSTMDLPDIGERRLFLRAPGGPLLEAVFSEPVPALSLEYDHDLH; encoded by the coding sequence ATGCAGCTCGACCACGTCACCATCCGCACGGCCGATATCGACGCAACGCGTGCGTTCTTCGAGACGGTCTTTGACCTGACTGTCGGTGAACGTCCCTCGGCGATCCGGCGCATCCCCGGCCGCTGGCTCTACGCCAATGGGCAGCCGATCGTACACATTATCGGCAGTCACGGTGCGGGCTTCGACATTGCTGCCGAGGCGATCGATCATGTCGGTTTCCGGCTCGAAGGCTACGCGACGTTTCGCGCGAGACTCGACGGGCTCGCCATTCCCTATTCGACAATGGACCTTCCCGATATCGGCGAGCGCCGACTGTTCCTGCGTGCGCCCGGTGGCCCCTTGCTCGAAGCCGTCTTTTCCGAACCCGTTCCCGCATTGTCCCTGGAGTATGACCATGACCTTCACTGA
- a CDS encoding SDR family oxidoreductase, translating into MTFTDNTVSVVIGGTSGIGAAVAKALAERPGRVDIASRTTGLDIADTAAVAAYFQRLGPIDHLIVTAGSSAPGGKVTDIDLEAARAAFDVKFWGSILLAREAAKTIRPGGTITFTSGFLARRTVPGTFVKTAMNAALEASAKILARELAPLRVNVVSPGLTNTEAYAGMTGDARGAMFDRAAATLPAGRYAEPQDIALGYLFAIDNPSVTGSVIDIEGGALIN; encoded by the coding sequence ATGACCTTCACTGATAACACCGTCTCCGTCGTCATCGGCGGTACCAGCGGTATCGGCGCGGCCGTCGCCAAGGCCCTTGCCGAACGCCCGGGCCGGGTGGACATCGCGAGCCGCACCACGGGCCTCGACATCGCAGATACGGCGGCGGTCGCCGCCTATTTCCAGCGATTGGGGCCGATCGATCATCTGATCGTCACGGCCGGCTCGTCGGCCCCCGGCGGCAAGGTCACCGACATCGACCTCGAAGCAGCCAGGGCCGCCTTCGACGTCAAGTTCTGGGGCTCGATCCTGCTTGCGCGCGAAGCGGCCAAAACCATCCGACCCGGCGGCACGATCACCTTCACCTCGGGCTTTCTTGCCCGCCGAACCGTCCCCGGAACCTTTGTCAAGACGGCGATGAACGCCGCGCTCGAAGCATCGGCAAAGATCCTCGCCAGAGAGTTGGCACCGCTACGCGTCAACGTCGTCAGCCCCGGTCTGACCAATACGGAAGCCTATGCAGGCATGACCGGCGACGCGCGCGGGGCGATGTTCGATCGCGCCGCCGCAACGCTGCCGGCCGGCCGCTACGCCGAGCCGCAGGACATCGCCCTCGGCTACCTTTTCGCGATCGACAATCCCTCCGTCACCGGATCCGTCATCGATATCGAAGGCGGCGCGCTCATCAACTGA
- a CDS encoding LysR family transcriptional regulator, giving the protein MLLDNLALFLLIVEKGGLSAAGREKGLSPASVSERLAALEAHYGAALLKRTTRPISLTEEGRLLVDGARRLLAEADELESGIRSGTRTISGPIRLSAPEDMGRRYIVPILDRFLAEHPDVTVDLNLTDGYLDLVGQGMDFAIRHGVLADSTLRSRALGENRRVVCAAPAYLDAMGRPEHPDDLSRHDCIIMRFGANLDREWAFQVDGKPHKVMVRGRRVANDGGLVAEWCRAGHGIALKSAWDIAEDLASGALVELLKDFTVGETGLQIVYPPLSVQPRRVRLLIERIASDLSAVEHMLSAKRA; this is encoded by the coding sequence ATGCTGCTCGACAATCTGGCCCTGTTCCTGCTGATCGTCGAAAAGGGCGGGCTTTCCGCCGCAGGCCGCGAAAAGGGATTGTCGCCCGCCTCCGTGTCCGAGCGGCTGGCGGCGCTGGAGGCCCATTACGGCGCGGCACTTCTGAAACGAACGACGCGGCCGATCAGCCTGACGGAGGAGGGGCGTCTGCTGGTGGACGGCGCCCGCCGGCTGCTGGCGGAGGCCGATGAACTGGAGAGCGGCATCCGCTCGGGCACGCGTACCATTTCGGGGCCGATCCGGCTGAGCGCGCCGGAGGATATGGGGCGGCGCTATATCGTGCCGATCCTTGACCGGTTCCTTGCCGAGCATCCTGACGTGACGGTGGATCTCAACCTCACCGACGGCTATCTTGATCTGGTAGGCCAGGGCATGGACTTTGCCATCCGCCACGGTGTTCTCGCCGACAGCACGCTCCGCTCGCGCGCGCTCGGCGAAAACCGCCGGGTCGTCTGCGCCGCGCCCGCCTATCTCGACGCCATGGGCCGGCCGGAGCATCCGGACGACCTCTCCCGTCACGACTGCATCATCATGCGCTTCGGCGCCAATCTCGACCGCGAATGGGCCTTTCAGGTCGACGGCAAGCCACACAAGGTCATGGTGCGCGGCAGACGCGTCGCCAATGATGGCGGGCTGGTGGCGGAGTGGTGCCGCGCCGGCCACGGCATCGCCTTGAAATCGGCATGGGACATCGCTGAAGACCTGGCGTCCGGTGCGCTGGTCGAACTGCTCAAGGACTTTACGGTCGGTGAGACCGGGCTGCAGATCGTCTATCCGCCGCTGAGCGTGCAGCCACGTCGGGTGCGGCTGTTGATCGAGCGCATCGCGTCGGATCTGAGCGCCGTCGAGCACATGCTGTCGGCAAAACGGGCCTAG
- a CDS encoding zinc-binding alcohol dehydrogenase family protein, which translates to MKAVALTRYLPVSDPQCFLDVELPKPEPKGHDILVAVHAVAVNPVDVKMRAPKDKIEATPRVLGWDASGIVEAVGPDVTLFQPGDRVYYAGDLTRSGSNQQYQLVDERIVGRKPKSLSFAEAAALPLTTITAYEAFFDRLRIDRDGADRGQSILIVGGAGGVGSIGIQLAKRAGLTVIATASRPETIAWVEELGADHVVSHREPLVAQVRALGFTHVDHIAIFNDMRHWDAAVELIRPQGGIVSIDNTDVPMPMAGMKTKAASLHWEFMFARPMHQTPDMIEQHRLLSFVADEIDAGRLKTTLAEVLSPINAANLREAHRRIETGAAKGKIVIEGFGG; encoded by the coding sequence ATGAAAGCTGTCGCCCTCACCCGCTATCTCCCGGTTTCCGACCCGCAGTGCTTCCTCGATGTCGAACTCCCGAAGCCGGAGCCCAAGGGGCATGACATTCTGGTTGCCGTCCACGCCGTCGCCGTCAATCCGGTGGACGTGAAGATGCGCGCGCCCAAGGACAAGATCGAGGCAACGCCGCGCGTGCTTGGCTGGGATGCGAGCGGAATCGTCGAAGCGGTCGGCCCGGATGTGACGCTGTTTCAGCCAGGCGACCGCGTCTACTACGCCGGCGACCTGACGCGATCGGGCTCCAACCAGCAATACCAGCTTGTCGACGAGCGCATCGTCGGACGCAAGCCGAAGTCGCTGAGCTTCGCGGAAGCCGCAGCGCTGCCACTGACGACCATCACCGCCTACGAAGCCTTCTTCGATCGGCTCCGCATCGACCGGGACGGTGCCGATCGCGGCCAATCGATCCTGATCGTCGGCGGCGCCGGTGGCGTCGGCTCGATCGGCATTCAGCTGGCCAAGCGCGCCGGACTTACCGTGATCGCCACCGCCTCGCGGCCGGAAACCATCGCCTGGGTCGAGGAGCTCGGGGCCGACCACGTCGTCAGCCATCGCGAGCCGCTGGTCGCGCAGGTTCGGGCACTCGGCTTCACCCATGTCGACCATATCGCGATCTTCAACGACATGCGCCATTGGGACGCTGCGGTCGAGCTCATCCGGCCGCAAGGCGGCATCGTCTCGATCGACAACACCGACGTGCCGATGCCAATGGCCGGAATGAAGACCAAGGCGGCAAGTCTGCATTGGGAGTTCATGTTTGCCCGCCCGATGCATCAGACACCGGATATGATCGAGCAGCACCGGCTCCTGTCCTTCGTCGCCGACGAGATCGACGCCGGGCGGCTGAAGACGACGCTTGCCGAGGTGCTGTCGCCGATCAATGCGGCGAACCTGCGCGAGGCGCATCGGCGCATCGAAACGGGTGCTGCCAAGGGCAAGATCGTCATCGAAGGTTTTGGGGGCTGA